One region of Mucilaginibacter gotjawali genomic DNA includes:
- a CDS encoding HD domain-containing protein — MGKLEKELPARLTYHNLHHTLDVLQAAERIAVEEAIPENDKELLLTAALFHDTGFLKKREGHEAESCNIAQYYLPSYGYTPAEIERVCSMIMATRIPQSPGDKMGRILCDADLDYLGRDDFFMLSARLFNELKNEGLVKNEEEWNREQADFMGAHQYFSASRVKLRQPVKAHYIELIKSKITNQLFNENQ, encoded by the coding sequence TTGGGTAAACTGGAAAAAGAGTTACCCGCACGTTTAACCTATCATAACCTTCATCATACCCTTGACGTTTTGCAGGCCGCTGAAAGAATTGCCGTTGAAGAAGCTATCCCTGAAAATGATAAAGAGTTGCTATTAACAGCGGCATTATTTCACGATACAGGTTTTTTAAAAAAACGCGAGGGGCATGAAGCCGAATCATGTAATATTGCACAATATTATTTGCCATCATACGGGTACACTCCGGCTGAAATTGAGCGGGTTTGCAGCATGATAATGGCAACCCGGATACCACAATCGCCAGGGGATAAAATGGGCCGGATACTATGTGATGCCGACCTGGATTACCTTGGCAGGGATGATTTTTTTATGTTGAGCGCCAGGCTGTTTAACGAACTGAAAAACGAGGGCCTGGTTAAGAATGAAGAGGAGTGGAACAGGGAGCAGGCAGATTTTATGGGCGCGCACCAATATTTTAGTGCGAGCCGGGTAAAGTTGAGGCAGCCTGTGAAAGCACATTATATTGAATTGATAAAATCAAAAATCACAAACCAGCTTTTTAATGAAAACCAGTGA
- a CDS encoding four helix bundle protein yields the protein MPRGSLSETLDHLIVALDEKYVTTETFKLFEQDHDHCLKLLNGYIQFIKRKKNDETS from the coding sequence TTGCCCAGGGGATCCCTTTCTGAAACATTGGACCACTTAATTGTTGCATTAGATGAAAAATATGTCACAACCGAAACTTTCAAATTATTTGAACAAGATCATGATCATTGCCTCAAGTTATTGAATGGCTATATTCAATTCATCAAAAGAAAAAAGAATGATGAAACAAGTTGA
- a CDS encoding GLPGLI family protein, translating to MKKITFYMLALLTLNASISFGQNAHFAKSGVIEFEKTINMFALFKKDINKDNESYMLPAFESYKKNQPQFKKLQSTLSFSDNKTLFTPVEDEAGNGAFWGDDAMVKQNNTTFTDLATGTFISHKNVFEETFLVKDTTRKIHWKITDETRVIAGYTCRRANALILDSVYVVAFYTIEIPVSGGPESFTGLPGMILGVALPHENITWFATKVTESTLDEKALAPPKKGKPVNSKQLKETLNGAMKDWGNYAQASLKAFSL from the coding sequence ATGAAGAAAATTACATTTTACATGCTGGCACTGCTGACTTTAAATGCCAGTATTTCTTTTGGACAAAACGCGCACTTTGCAAAATCGGGCGTGATAGAATTTGAAAAGACGATCAATATGTTTGCGCTTTTTAAAAAGGACATTAATAAGGACAATGAAAGCTACATGCTGCCGGCCTTTGAATCCTACAAAAAAAATCAGCCGCAGTTTAAAAAGCTGCAAAGCACTTTAAGTTTTTCGGATAATAAAACTTTATTTACCCCGGTGGAAGATGAAGCCGGCAATGGCGCTTTTTGGGGCGATGACGCAATGGTAAAACAAAATAATACCACCTTTACCGACCTGGCCACCGGTACTTTTATCAGCCATAAAAATGTTTTTGAGGAAACCTTCCTGGTGAAGGATACAACACGCAAGATCCACTGGAAAATTACCGACGAAACCAGGGTGATTGCCGGTTATACCTGCCGCAGGGCGAACGCCCTTATATTGGATTCAGTTTACGTGGTTGCTTTTTATACGATCGAGATCCCTGTTTCGGGCGGCCCGGAGTCATTTACAGGTTTGCCGGGCATGATCCTTGGTGTAGCTTTGCCGCATGAAAATATTACCTGGTTTGCCACCAAGGTAACCGAATCAACACTTGATGAAAAGGCCCTGGCGCCACCCAAAAAAGGGAAACCGGTTAACAGTAAACAGCTGAAGGAGACCCTGAACGGCGCAATGAAAGATTGGGGCAATTACGCACAGGCGTCGCTGAAGGCATTTTCCTTATGA
- a CDS encoding response regulator — MIQILTIGRHPEILQTVVRLVNNNPDWHCTGVMSDEDAMAAFTSQAFDLVLLGGGIEKQSEEKLCNAFKAHKPGIIILQHYGGGSGLLAAEIYEGLRGVKLG; from the coding sequence ATGATACAAATACTAACTATTGGCCGGCATCCCGAAATATTGCAAACGGTGGTGCGGCTTGTCAACAATAACCCGGATTGGCATTGTACCGGTGTGATGAGCGATGAGGATGCGATGGCTGCCTTTACCTCACAAGCCTTTGACCTTGTTCTTTTAGGTGGCGGCATCGAAAAACAAAGCGAGGAAAAACTTTGTAATGCTTTCAAAGCCCACAAGCCGGGTATTATAATCCTTCAGCATTATGGCGGCGGCAGCGGTTTGCTGGCTGCCGAGATATACGAAGGATTACGCGGCGTTAAATTAGGCTGA
- a CDS encoding YitT family protein: MKTSDQPAIAVLKDIGYITAGILICGFALKSFLVPNSFFDGGVTGISLLISELYHINIAYVIIPANIPFIIMGIFQVNGRFAWKTLAAIIGVGICLQFIPYPQDITHDKLLVCIFGGVFMGTGIGLAIRGGCALDGIEVLALFTLKRSSFTISEIILGINVLIFSVAAFKLGLPTALYSVMTYYAASHTINFVIEGLEEYTGFTIISGKSEEIKEKLVLEMGRGITIYKGERGYLKESFDVHHPVDIIFTVVTRLEVRRLRNLVYSVDPNAFMFTSTIKEAAGGVLKKRARH, translated from the coding sequence ATGAAAACCAGTGATCAGCCTGCGATAGCGGTATTAAAAGATATAGGATATATAACCGCCGGAATTTTAATTTGCGGTTTTGCCTTAAAAAGCTTTTTGGTACCCAACAGTTTTTTCGACGGCGGGGTTACAGGTATTTCCCTGCTGATCTCAGAGCTGTACCATATCAATATCGCTTACGTAATTATTCCGGCCAATATCCCCTTTATTATTATGGGGATCTTCCAGGTAAACGGCAGGTTTGCCTGGAAAACGCTGGCGGCAATTATTGGCGTGGGTATTTGCCTGCAGTTTATACCCTATCCGCAGGATATAACCCACGATAAATTGCTGGTATGTATTTTTGGTGGCGTATTTATGGGCACCGGCATCGGCCTGGCCATTCGCGGGGGATGCGCACTGGATGGCATTGAAGTGCTGGCTTTATTCACCCTTAAACGAAGTAGTTTTACCATCAGCGAAATTATTTTAGGCATTAACGTCCTGATCTTTTCAGTGGCCGCTTTTAAACTCGGCTTGCCCACCGCTCTTTATTCTGTAATGACCTATTATGCTGCTTCGCATACCATCAATTTTGTTATTGAGGGGCTGGAAGAATATACTGGCTTCACCATTATCTCGGGCAAAAGCGAAGAAATTAAAGAAAAGCTGGTGCTTGAAATGGGGCGGGGTATAACCATTTACAAAGGGGAACGCGGTTACCTGAAGGAGAGTTTTGATGTACACCACCCGGTGGATATTATTTTTACGGTAGTAACCCGCCTGGAAGTAAGGCGCTTAAGAAATTTGGTATATAGCGTAGACCCTAATGCTTTTATGTTTACCAGCACCATTAAAGAGGCTGCCGGCGGCGTGCTGAAAAAGCGGGCGAGACATTAG
- a CDS encoding phosphatidylinositol-specific phospholipase C/glycerophosphodiester phosphodiesterase family protein: MKAPQAIHNKRPLKTALVVLLLFALQSVHAQSIPLINGFAHNDYRHKHPLFDALNNGYTNIEADVFLRRGKLIVAHIDPYFKRHRTLEALYLKPLADRIAGNKGQVYTGFTNPIILMIDIKSGSDSTYSALMVLLEKYKDILSGYNHGSLHQGAVTVVLSGHKPYQMIQSEQNRYAFIDEDLRRANVDTLGANVYQMASCKYSKLLKWDGKGAMPYDEQKKLCAYVAIAHKYGEKVRLWASPENKEVWTELLKCGVDLINTDKLVTLKNFLNDHKSIIASNDASSTPNKDLSVLNF; the protein is encoded by the coding sequence TTGAAAGCCCCGCAAGCAATACACAACAAAAGGCCACTAAAAACAGCCCTGGTTGTTTTACTCCTTTTCGCCCTTCAATCTGTGCACGCACAGTCCATTCCATTGATCAATGGTTTTGCACATAACGACTACAGGCACAAACACCCCCTTTTTGACGCGCTAAACAACGGCTATACCAATATTGAAGCTGACGTTTTTTTGAGGCGCGGTAAACTGATTGTTGCCCATATCGACCCTTATTTTAAAAGACACCGGACCCTGGAAGCGCTTTACCTTAAGCCATTGGCGGACAGGATAGCCGGCAACAAGGGCCAGGTTTACACCGGATTTACTAATCCGATCATCTTAATGATCGATATAAAATCAGGATCCGACAGTACTTATTCGGCCCTGATGGTGCTGCTCGAAAAATATAAAGATATATTATCAGGATACAACCATGGCAGCCTTCACCAGGGAGCAGTTACTGTTGTGTTATCGGGTCATAAACCATATCAAATGATACAAAGCGAACAAAACCGGTATGCGTTTATTGATGAAGATTTGCGCAGGGCAAATGTGGATACCCTTGGCGCAAACGTTTACCAGATGGCAAGCTGCAAATACTCCAAACTGCTTAAATGGGATGGAAAAGGTGCAATGCCCTATGATGAGCAGAAAAAGCTGTGTGCTTACGTGGCAATTGCCCATAAATACGGTGAAAAAGTAAGGCTCTGGGCTTCGCCTGAAAATAAAGAGGTTTGGACCGAACTGTTAAAATGCGGTGTCGACCTCATCAATACGGATAAACTGGTAACGCTCAAAAACTTTTTGAATGATCATAAAAGCATCATCGCCAGCAATGACGCTTCGTCAACCCCCAATAAAGATTTAAGCGTGTTAAATTTTTAA
- a CDS encoding Crp/Fnr family transcriptional regulator yields MPIDLLLNNISKYIHLTEEERSIFVDYLQFKNFKRKQFLMHEGEVCKYSAFVTSGCLRGYTVDKNGIEHVLSFAPPDWWMGDMYSLISQKPGILNIEALEDTETITLSKTNQEKLYIAVPKFERFFRILTENALVANQQRIIDNLSLTAEERYGLFCKRYPTLIDHLPHKQIASYIGVTPEFFSRMRSGMLRRG; encoded by the coding sequence ATGCCCATTGACCTTTTACTTAATAATATTTCGAAATATATTCATCTGACAGAAGAAGAGCGATCCATTTTTGTGGATTACCTTCAATTTAAAAATTTTAAGCGGAAACAATTTTTAATGCACGAAGGCGAAGTGTGTAAATATTCAGCATTTGTAACCTCCGGCTGCCTGCGGGGATATACCGTTGATAAAAATGGAATTGAGCATGTATTGAGCTTTGCCCCGCCTGATTGGTGGATGGGCGACATGTACAGCCTGATATCGCAAAAGCCCGGGATCCTGAATATTGAAGCGCTGGAGGATACCGAAACCATCACGCTATCAAAAACGAACCAGGAAAAACTTTATATTGCGGTGCCCAAATTCGAGCGTTTCTTTCGCATTCTAACTGAAAATGCCCTGGTAGCCAACCAGCAGCGGATTATTGATAACCTGAGCCTGACTGCCGAAGAACGTTACGGCCTTTTCTGCAAACGCTACCCCACCCTTATTGATCATTTGCCGCACAAACAGATCGCCAGCTATATAGGCGTTACTCCTGAGTTTTTCAGCAGGATGCGGAGTGGGATGTTACGTAGGGGTTGA
- a CDS encoding aldose 1-epimerase family protein: MAILENEFLKVTINAIGAELTSIINKETQNEHLWQADPAVWGRHAPNLFPVVGGLINNELLVDGAVFKMERHGFARNMEFILLESDEEHAVFSLPSSEKTIHLYPYKFDFQVLYTLIENALRITYKLISHDKKDIFFSVGGHPAFKVPFNPGENYEDYYLEFETEQKLTAHRLSPEGFFTGETSPIPSPGNRVYLTRDLFEQDALVFKDLTSREISIKSDKHSESVSVEFPHFNYLGIWAKKPGDFVCIEPWLGCADTVGKHADISRKEDIQRLKPGHVFEAAYFISI; encoded by the coding sequence ATGGCCATACTTGAAAATGAATTCCTAAAGGTAACGATCAACGCGATCGGGGCGGAGCTAACTTCTATCATCAACAAAGAAACACAAAATGAACACTTATGGCAGGCCGATCCCGCTGTTTGGGGGCGGCATGCGCCAAATCTTTTCCCGGTAGTTGGCGGGCTCATCAATAATGAATTATTGGTAGATGGGGCTGTATTTAAGATGGAGCGCCATGGTTTTGCGCGCAACATGGAATTTATTTTGCTTGAAAGCGACGAGGAACATGCTGTATTCTCACTCCCCAGTTCCGAAAAAACAATCCATTTGTATCCCTACAAATTTGATTTCCAGGTTTTATATACGTTGATAGAAAACGCCCTCCGGATAACTTATAAGCTGATCAGCCATGATAAAAAAGACATCTTTTTTTCCGTTGGAGGCCACCCCGCTTTCAAAGTACCCTTTAACCCCGGCGAAAACTATGAAGACTATTACCTGGAGTTTGAAACCGAACAAAAATTAACCGCCCACCGCTTATCGCCCGAAGGCTTTTTTACGGGCGAAACATCGCCTATACCCTCCCCCGGAAACAGGGTTTATTTAACCAGGGACCTGTTTGAACAGGATGCGCTTGTTTTTAAGGACCTTACGTCGCGTGAAATCAGCATCAAAAGCGACAAACACAGTGAATCAGTTTCGGTAGAATTTCCGCATTTTAATTACCTGGGTATCTGGGCCAAAAAACCTGGCGATTTTGTATGCATCGAACCCTGGCTGGGCTGTGCTGACACCGTTGGCAAACATGCAGACATCAGCCGGAAAGAAGATATACAGCGCTTAAAACCCGGTCATGTTTTTGAAGCGGCTTATTTTATCAGTATCTAA
- a CDS encoding GH25 family lysozyme produces MAARKKTTTSAKRKNNAGKKPGVTKWKAVAALFILLLLLSPFYYGYVFKTGAAAWRWFKDLGGKTNYRTYKSFRIRIPSNYKIHGIDVSYYQGRIDWQRVKKMQEDSVHVSFAFIKATEGVLKVDPYFQRNWRECNKAGIACGPYQYFRPKFSGKWQAGLFLQTVKLQKGNLPPVVDVERLDGITPEKMRQELDEFIKEITLKTKVTPIIYTGLTFYQENLAGFYDDYPLWISSFDHPVLTIGANTNWKFWQHSERARVNGIVSVVDFDLFRGDSLAFQKMLIK; encoded by the coding sequence GTGGCCGCCCGGAAAAAAACAACTACTTCAGCCAAACGTAAAAACAATGCCGGCAAAAAGCCAGGGGTAACAAAATGGAAAGCGGTTGCGGCTCTATTTATTTTGTTATTGCTGTTATCCCCCTTTTATTATGGATACGTTTTTAAAACAGGCGCTGCTGCGTGGCGCTGGTTTAAAGACCTTGGCGGCAAAACCAATTACCGCACTTATAAAAGTTTTCGCATCCGCATTCCATCAAACTACAAAATACATGGTATCGATGTTTCCTACTACCAGGGCAGGATTGACTGGCAGCGCGTAAAAAAGATGCAGGAAGACAGTGTACACGTCAGCTTTGCATTTATCAAGGCCACGGAAGGTGTTTTAAAAGTCGACCCTTATTTTCAGCGCAACTGGCGCGAATGCAACAAGGCCGGCATCGCCTGTGGCCCCTACCAGTATTTTCGGCCTAAATTTAGTGGCAAGTGGCAGGCAGGCTTATTTTTACAAACAGTAAAACTGCAAAAAGGCAACTTACCGCCTGTGGTAGATGTTGAACGTTTGGATGGTATAACGCCCGAAAAAATGCGGCAGGAGCTGGATGAATTTATCAAAGAAATAACGCTGAAAACGAAAGTTACGCCCATTATTTATACCGGTTTAACCTTTTACCAGGAAAACCTTGCCGGCTTTTACGATGATTACCCCTTGTGGATCTCCAGTTTTGATCATCCCGTGCTAACCATTGGCGCAAATACTAACTGGAAATTCTGGCAACACTCCGAAAGGGCCAGGGTAAATGGTATTGTCAGCGTGGTAGATTTTGACCTTTTCAGGGGGGATAGCCTTGCATTTCAAAAAATGCTGATCAAATAG
- a CDS encoding four helix bundle protein, whose amino-acid sequence MGNNIAEGHGRYHYLDNIRFCIIAQGIPF is encoded by the coding sequence ATAGGTAATAATATTGCTGAGGGGCATGGCCGGTATCATTATCTTGATAATATCAGATTTTGCATAATTGCCCAGGGGATCCCTTTCTGA
- a CDS encoding TonB-dependent receptor: MKFTFTLLPFIILFSLRLSAQSVYSVKGDIVDTTENAKLVNASISVLNAKDSTLVSFTRAGTGGAFAIGNLHKGKFILLVSYPTYADYVDRFSLDSAKSAQDFGKLNMLLKARLLRDVIIKGTRSAMKIKGDTTEYNAGAFKVQPNAKVEDLLKQLPGIEVDKDGKITAQGQSVGKVLVDGEEFFGDDPTLVTKNIRADMVDKVQLYDKKSDQATFTGIDDGQKTKTINIKLKEDKKNGYFGKVDAGAATNDYYEGQFLFNKFKAKEKFSAYFTVGNNGKTGLGWDDNQKYGGSGGLEFGDNGEMYFTGGGNGDGLDSFSGQYNGQGTPIARNGGLHYDTKWNADKESINVNYKIGSLEVNGTSNTLTQKYLSDTTYKGNTSQTFDNFMFRQKLDLTYQIKLDTTSNLKIMADGTLKNTHARSNYFSTNTRGSVIDTLVNTNSRNIDNKDNTQIFDASAFYTKKLKKKGRTFSFLASMSQNETTSNGYLKSTTNLYDPVILKKLDTSEIIDQYKTADTKSISFKTNLTYTEPLAKDFSIIFNYGLSVNNGTSNLASFNQAAPGVYTLKVDSLSDNYKLNELANQVGAVFNIKKNKLVFNFGTKVSNVNFNQTDEVTGDMLKRSFVNWMPQANLSYRFTQQQSINLFYNGNTVQPTIGQIQPIAVNTDPLNITVGNPNLTPSFTNRFFFYYNSYKVLSGQSIFLNGNYSFTTNPIVSNVVTDTTGKSVSQYINVKNKKLSNYNMNAYFDRKLAKLDVNIGLGLSLNGSDSYNFSNSALDLIKSNTYSAQFRVSKYKEKKYEFNLSAGPNYTFSGSSLLPQINNNGRGFNADYYFNVYLPGKFQVGSDGNYQNRGKTETFNTVYNRTLINASISKTFLKADNLKISASANDLLNQNSGFDRSSSGNMITQNTYTTIKRYFMLSVVWDFNKMGGITKK; encoded by the coding sequence ATGAAATTCACATTTACATTATTACCTTTTATCATACTCTTTTCACTTCGTTTGTCGGCGCAAAGCGTTTATTCCGTAAAAGGGGACATTGTTGACACTACCGAAAATGCCAAACTGGTAAATGCGTCCATCAGTGTTTTAAATGCCAAAGATTCAACGCTGGTAAGCTTTACAAGGGCAGGAACCGGCGGTGCATTTGCTATCGGAAACTTACACAAGGGTAAATTTATACTGCTGGTAAGTTATCCTACCTATGCCGATTACGTCGACCGGTTCAGCCTCGACTCTGCCAAAAGCGCCCAGGATTTTGGTAAACTAAACATGCTCCTGAAGGCCCGGTTATTGCGCGACGTGATTATAAAAGGCACCCGCTCGGCCATGAAAATAAAAGGCGATACAACCGAATACAATGCAGGCGCCTTTAAAGTACAGCCCAACGCAAAAGTTGAAGACCTGCTAAAACAATTACCCGGCATTGAAGTGGACAAGGACGGCAAAATAACCGCCCAGGGCCAATCAGTAGGCAAAGTATTGGTGGACGGGGAAGAGTTTTTTGGCGATGACCCGACATTGGTAACCAAGAACATCCGGGCGGATATGGTGGATAAGGTGCAGTTGTATGATAAAAAAAGCGACCAGGCCACTTTTACAGGTATTGATGACGGCCAAAAAACAAAGACGATCAACATTAAATTAAAAGAGGATAAAAAGAACGGCTATTTCGGCAAAGTGGATGCCGGCGCTGCCACCAACGATTATTACGAAGGCCAGTTCCTGTTCAATAAATTTAAAGCAAAGGAAAAATTTTCTGCCTATTTTACCGTAGGCAATAACGGCAAAACCGGGCTTGGTTGGGACGATAACCAGAAATATGGTGGTTCAGGCGGCCTGGAGTTTGGCGATAACGGCGAAATGTATTTTACCGGCGGCGGCAATGGCGATGGGCTCGATTCCTTCAGCGGGCAATATAATGGCCAAGGTACACCAATAGCCAGGAATGGCGGCCTGCATTATGATACCAAGTGGAACGCCGATAAAGAATCTATTAACGTCAATTACAAGATCGGTTCGCTCGAGGTAAATGGCACGAGCAATACTTTAACGCAAAAGTACCTGTCAGATACTACTTATAAGGGCAATACGAGCCAAACGTTCGATAATTTTATGTTCAGGCAAAAACTGGACCTTACTTACCAGATCAAACTTGATACCACTTCGAACCTGAAAATAATGGCCGATGGTACGTTGAAAAACACGCATGCCCGGAGTAATTATTTTTCGACCAATACCCGGGGCAGTGTTATAGACACGCTGGTAAATACGAATAGCCGAAACATAGATAATAAAGACAATACGCAAATATTTGATGCCAGCGCTTTTTACACCAAAAAGTTAAAGAAAAAGGGCCGTACGTTTTCATTCCTGGCCAGCATGTCGCAAAATGAAACTACTTCAAACGGCTACCTTAAATCAACTACCAATTTATATGATCCTGTAATTTTGAAAAAGCTGGACACGTCAGAAATTATCGATCAGTATAAAACTGCCGATACGAAAAGTATCTCTTTTAAAACAAATCTTACCTATACCGAACCGCTCGCCAAAGACTTTTCGATCATATTTAACTACGGGCTCAGCGTAAACAACGGAACATCAAACCTGGCATCGTTTAACCAGGCCGCCCCGGGCGTTTATACCTTAAAGGTTGATTCCCTGAGCGATAATTATAAGCTGAATGAATTAGCAAACCAGGTAGGGGCTGTTTTCAATATCAAAAAAAATAAACTGGTATTTAACTTCGGTACAAAGGTATCAAACGTTAACTTTAATCAAACGGACGAAGTAACAGGTGATATGCTCAAGAGGAGTTTTGTGAACTGGATGCCGCAGGCCAATTTGTCGTACCGTTTTACGCAGCAGCAAAGTATCAACTTGTTTTACAATGGTAATACCGTGCAACCTACTATAGGCCAGATACAACCTATTGCGGTGAATACAGATCCGCTGAATATTACGGTAGGTAATCCTAACCTTACCCCTTCATTTACCAACCGGTTTTTCTTTTACTACAATTCATACAAAGTTTTAAGCGGGCAGTCCATCTTCCTTAATGGCAATTATAGCTTTACTACCAACCCAATTGTAAGCAATGTAGTAACAGATACCACAGGTAAAAGCGTTAGCCAATACATTAATGTAAAAAATAAAAAGCTGTCCAATTATAACATGAATGCCTATTTTGACAGGAAGCTTGCTAAACTTGATGTTAATATTGGGCTTGGTTTGTCATTAAACGGCAGCGACTCCTACAACTTTTCAAACAGCGCGCTCGACCTTATCAAATCAAATACATATTCGGCTCAATTCAGGGTTTCAAAATACAAGGAAAAGAAATATGAGTTTAACCTGAGCGCCGGGCCAAATTATACCTTCAGCGGATCGTCTCTTTTGCCCCAAATTAATAACAATGGCCGTGGTTTTAACGCCGACTATTACTTCAATGTTTACCTGCCGGGCAAATTCCAGGTAGGATCTGATGGCAATTATCAAAACCGCGGTAAAACCGAAACGTTTAATACGGTTTACAACCGCACGCTGATTAACGCTTCCATCAGCAAGACATTTTTGAAGGCTGATAATTTAAAAATATCGGCATCAGCTAATGACCTGCTGAACCAGAACTCAGGTTTCGACAGGAGTTCAAGCGGGAACATGATCACTCAAAACACCTATACCACTATAAAAAGATACTTTATGCTTTCCGTTGTTTGGGATTTTAACAAAATGGGCGGGATCACAAAAAAATAA
- a CDS encoding four helix bundle protein gives MASFTELETWKQARKIRNSVSNLTKNFPSEEKFRLTDQLIRCSRSDR, from the coding sequence ATGGCTTCTTTTACAGAACTTGAGACCTGGAAGCAGGCTCGAAAAATTAGAAATTCCGTCTCCAACTTAACCAAAAATTTTCCTTCAGAAGAAAAATTCAGGTTAACAGACCAACTCATCAGATGCTCAAGATCGGATAGGTAA
- a CDS encoding pirin family protein: MAQTILHKAETRGHANHGWLNSYHSFSFASYYNPERMHFGALRVLNDDTVDAGKGFGTHPHDNMEIISIPLEGDLEHKDSMNNVAVIKNGDIQVMSAGTGIYHSEYNKDREQRVKFLQIWVFPNKKNVEPRYDQITLNAEDRHNKLQQILSPNAGDEGVWIHQDAWFHLGKFDKGVSTDYQLKLKGNGVYVFVLNGDVKINDQQLHTRDGFGIWDTDSFSITAETDAEFLLMEVPMAF, encoded by the coding sequence ATGGCACAAACAATATTACATAAAGCCGAAACCCGCGGGCACGCTAACCACGGCTGGCTGAACAGTTATCATAGTTTTAGCTTTGCAAGTTATTACAATCCCGAAAGGATGCATTTTGGCGCTTTAAGGGTGTTGAACGATGACACTGTTGATGCCGGCAAAGGCTTTGGTACCCATCCGCATGATAACATGGAAATTATTTCCATCCCGTTGGAGGGCGACCTGGAACATAAGGACAGCATGAACAATGTGGCGGTTATAAAAAACGGCGATATACAGGTGATGAGCGCCGGCACAGGTATTTATCACAGCGAATACAATAAGGACAGGGAGCAGCGGGTTAAGTTTCTGCAGATCTGGGTTTTTCCGAATAAAAAGAACGTTGAACCGCGGTATGACCAGATCACGTTAAATGCGGAAGACAGGCATAATAAATTACAACAAATATTGTCGCCAAATGCAGGTGACGAAGGCGTATGGATCCACCAGGATGCATGGTTCCACCTGGGTAAATTTGATAAAGGCGTAAGCACGGATTATCAGCTTAAATTAAAAGGCAACGGTGTTTATGTTTTTGTACTTAATGGTGATGTTAAAATAAACGACCAGCAATTGCACACCCGTGATGGCTTTGGTATTTGGGATACCGATAGCTTTAGCATCACCGCCGAAACGGATGCGGAGTTTTTACTGATGGAAGTACCAATGGCGTTTTAA